ATCGTGACCTTGCCGCGCAGGAAGGCGCCTTCTTCGGTGGCGAAGGACTGGGTGGTCACGTCGCCATAGACCCGACCGGTGGCGCGGATCTCAAGCTTTTCGGCGATGATCGGCGCATTGACCGTACCCGCTACGATGACCGTCCCGGCTTTGAGCGCGTTGCAGGTCACCCGGCCGGTCTCGCCCACGATCACCAGACCGCGTACGGCGATTTCGCCTTCGAGGGTGCCTTCGATCCGAACGCCACCCTTACCGCGCAGGTCGCCTTTCCAGTTAATGCCGGGGCCGAGAACGGTGGTGACCCGTGCGACCGGGCCGACCGAAGTTTGTGTGTTTGTGGGTTTGTTCTTATTGCCGAATAACATGGATAATGCCTTTCTATTTAATTACTCATCCGATCAAGCGCTTTAGGCAGCCGTCAGTTATGAGGCGGCCAGATCGTTCCAGCCGGGACCACACCGCGATCCGGTACATTCGCTTTGACCGTTGCCCCGTTACCAACCAGGGCATAGGCCCCAATTTTGACATTGAGGTTGACCGTGGCGCGCATGCCGATCAGCGTGCCTTCACCTACCGTCACGCCGCCGGCCAGGGTTGCG
This Chloroflexota bacterium DNA region includes the following protein-coding sequences:
- a CDS encoding polymer-forming cytoskeletal protein gives rise to the protein MLFGNKNKPTNTQTSVGPVARVTTVLGPGINWKGDLRGKGGVRIEGTLEGEIAVRGLVIVGETGRVTCNALKAGTVIVAGTVNAPIIAEKLEIRATGRVYGDVTTQSFATEEGAFLRGKVTMEEKVDLSDLPEPPAETAIENEPTPNDETSPESDN